A window from Citrus sinensis cultivar Valencia sweet orange chromosome 3, DVS_A1.0, whole genome shotgun sequence encodes these proteins:
- the LOC102613958 gene encoding homeobox-leucine zipper protein HDG11-like isoform X1, with protein MEFGSGGGGGGGGSGSGGDHDGSDPQKRKKRYHRHTALQIQRLEAMFKDCPHPDEKQRLQLSRELGLAPRQIKFWFQNRRTQMKAQHERADNCALRAENDKIRCENIAIREALKNVICPSCGGPPVTEDSYFDEQKLRMENAQLKEELDRVSSIAAKYIGRPISQLPPVQPIHISSLDLTMGTFGGQGISGPSLDLDLLPGSSSTLPNLPYQQIVLSDMDKSLMTDIAANAMEELLRLLQTNEPLWMKSSTDGRDILDLDSYERMFPRANSHLKNPNVRIESSRDSGVVIMNGLALVDMFMDCSKWVELFPTIVSMAKTIEVISSGMMGGHSGSLLLMYEELQVLSPVVPTREFYVLRYCQQIEQGSWAVVNVSYDSPQFSSQCQSHRFPSGCLIQDLPNGYSKVTWVEHLEIEDRTPIHRLYQDLIQSGMAFGADRWLATLQRMCERFACLMVSGTSTRDLGGVIPSPDGKRSMMKLAQRMVSSFCTSISTSNRHRGTTISGLNEVGVRVTLHKSMDPGQPNGVVLNAATTFWLPIPPQNVFNFFKDERTRPQWDVLTNGNAVQEVAHIANGSNPGNCISVLRAINTSQNNMLILQESCIDSSGSLVVYCPVDLPAINIAMSGEDPSYIPLLPSGFTISPDGHLDQGDGASTSSNVHGNMGSRSSGSLISVAFQILVSSLPSAKLNMESVTTVNNLIGTTVQQIKAALNCPSS; from the exons ATGGAGTTTGGTAGTGGTGGTGGCGGCGGTGGAGGAGGAAGTGGGTCCGGCGGGGATCACGACGGCTCCGACCcacaaaagagaaagaagcgTTACCATCGTCACACTGCTCTTCAGATTCAGAGACTTGAAGC AATGTTCAAAGATTGTCCACACCCAGATGAGAAGCAGAGGTTACAGCTAAGCAGAGAATTGGGTTTGGCTCCACGTCAGATCAAGTTTTGGTTTCAAAACAGAAGAACCCAGATGAAG GCACAACATGAAAGAGCAGATAACTGTGCTCTTCGGGCTGAGAATGATAAGATCCGTTGTGAAAACATTGCAATCAGAGAAGCCCTCAAAAATGTCATTTGCCCTTCGTGTGGGGGTCCTCCTGTCACTGAAGATTCCTATTTTGATGAACAAAAGCTGAGAATGGAGAATGCCCAGTTGAAAGAGGAG CTTGATAGAGTTTCTAGCATTGCTGCGAAGTACATTGGGAGGCCAATTTCCCAGCTACCACCAGTGCAGCCTattcatatttcttcattgGATTTAACAATGGGAACTTTCGGTGGTCAAGGGATTAGTGGTCCTTCCCTTGATCTTGATCTTCTTCCTGGAAGTTCATCGACTTTGCCAAATTTGCCTTATCAACAAATTGTTTTATCAGACATGGACAAGTCTCTTATGACTGATATTGCTGCTAATGCCATGGAAGAATTGCTTAGGCTTTTGCAGACCAACGAACCCTTGTGGATGAAGTCTTCCACAGATGGAAGAGACATTCTTGATCTTGACAGCTACGAAAGGATGTTTCCCAGGGCCAACAGTCACTTGAAAAATCCAAATGTTCGAATTGAGTCTTCTAGAGACTCTGGTGTTGTGATCATGAATGGATTGGCATTGGTGGACATGTTTATGGACTGT AGCAAATGGGTAGAACTTTTTCCTACAATTGTCTCAATGGCAAAAACAATTGAAGTAATATCATCAGGAATGATGGGTGGTCATAGTGGTTCCTTGCTATTG ATGTACGAGGAGTTGCAGGTGCTTTCACCAGTTGTACCTACTCGGGAGTTCTATGTCCTCCGATATTGTCAGCAAATTGAGCAAGGCTCATGGGCAGTTGTAAATGTTTCTTATGATTCTCCCCAATTTTCTTCTCAATGTCAGTCTCATAGATTTCCTTCTGGATGCTTGATTCAGGATTTGCCCAATGGATACTCCAAG GTTACTTGGGTTGAGCATCTTGAAATAGAAGATAGAACCCCTATTCATCGACTTTATCAAGATCTTATTCAGAGTGGGATGGCATTTGGAGCCGATCGCTGGCTTGCTACTCTGCAAAGAATGTGCGAGAGGTTTGCTTGTCTAATGGTTTCAGGGACTTCAACTCGGGATCTTGGAGGAG TAATTCCATCACCTGATGGCAAACGAAGCATGATGAAACTTGCTCAAAGAATGGTCAGCAGTTTCTGTACGAGCATTAGTACGTCTAACCGCCACCGAGGGACCACCATTTCTGGGTTGAATGAAGTAGGTGTCCGAGTTACCCTTCATAAGAGCATGGATCCTGGTCAGCCCAATGGTGTTGTTCTTAATGCAGCAACAACCTTTTGGCTTCCCATTCCTCCCCAAAatgttttcaatttcttcaaggATGAAAGAACTCGACCTCAG TGGGATGTTCTCACCAATGGCAATGCAGTGCAAGAAGTTGCCCATATTGCAAATGGGTCAAATCCTGGGAACTGCATATCCGTTCTTCGA GCCATCAACACTAGCCAAAACAACATGTTAATACTTCAGGAGAGCTGCATAGATAGTTCAGGTTCACTTGTGGTCTACTGTCCAGTTGATTTACCTGCCATCAACATAGCAATGAGCGGAGAGGATCCTTCCTACATTCCTCTACTGCCATCGGGATTCACAATTTCCCCGGATGGTCATCTTGATCAAGGAGACGGGGCATCGACTAGTTCTAATGTACATGGAAACATGGGTAGCAGATCTAGTGGTTCACTAATTTCAGTAGCATTTCAGATACTGGTAAGCAGCTTGCCATCTGCCAAGCTAAATATGGAGTCGGTGACTACTGTTAATAACCTTATCGGCACAACTGTCCAGCAAATTAAAGCAGCCTTGAATTGCCCTAGTTCCTGA
- the LOC102613958 gene encoding homeobox-leucine zipper protein HDG11-like isoform X2, with product MFKDCPHPDEKQRLQLSRELGLAPRQIKFWFQNRRTQMKAQHERADNCALRAENDKIRCENIAIREALKNVICPSCGGPPVTEDSYFDEQKLRMENAQLKEELDRVSSIAAKYIGRPISQLPPVQPIHISSLDLTMGTFGGQGISGPSLDLDLLPGSSSTLPNLPYQQIVLSDMDKSLMTDIAANAMEELLRLLQTNEPLWMKSSTDGRDILDLDSYERMFPRANSHLKNPNVRIESSRDSGVVIMNGLALVDMFMDCSKWVELFPTIVSMAKTIEVISSGMMGGHSGSLLLMYEELQVLSPVVPTREFYVLRYCQQIEQGSWAVVNVSYDSPQFSSQCQSHRFPSGCLIQDLPNGYSKVTWVEHLEIEDRTPIHRLYQDLIQSGMAFGADRWLATLQRMCERFACLMVSGTSTRDLGGVIPSPDGKRSMMKLAQRMVSSFCTSISTSNRHRGTTISGLNEVGVRVTLHKSMDPGQPNGVVLNAATTFWLPIPPQNVFNFFKDERTRPQWDVLTNGNAVQEVAHIANGSNPGNCISVLRAINTSQNNMLILQESCIDSSGSLVVYCPVDLPAINIAMSGEDPSYIPLLPSGFTISPDGHLDQGDGASTSSNVHGNMGSRSSGSLISVAFQILVSSLPSAKLNMESVTTVNNLIGTTVQQIKAALNCPSS from the exons ATGTTCAAAGATTGTCCACACCCAGATGAGAAGCAGAGGTTACAGCTAAGCAGAGAATTGGGTTTGGCTCCACGTCAGATCAAGTTTTGGTTTCAAAACAGAAGAACCCAGATGAAG GCACAACATGAAAGAGCAGATAACTGTGCTCTTCGGGCTGAGAATGATAAGATCCGTTGTGAAAACATTGCAATCAGAGAAGCCCTCAAAAATGTCATTTGCCCTTCGTGTGGGGGTCCTCCTGTCACTGAAGATTCCTATTTTGATGAACAAAAGCTGAGAATGGAGAATGCCCAGTTGAAAGAGGAG CTTGATAGAGTTTCTAGCATTGCTGCGAAGTACATTGGGAGGCCAATTTCCCAGCTACCACCAGTGCAGCCTattcatatttcttcattgGATTTAACAATGGGAACTTTCGGTGGTCAAGGGATTAGTGGTCCTTCCCTTGATCTTGATCTTCTTCCTGGAAGTTCATCGACTTTGCCAAATTTGCCTTATCAACAAATTGTTTTATCAGACATGGACAAGTCTCTTATGACTGATATTGCTGCTAATGCCATGGAAGAATTGCTTAGGCTTTTGCAGACCAACGAACCCTTGTGGATGAAGTCTTCCACAGATGGAAGAGACATTCTTGATCTTGACAGCTACGAAAGGATGTTTCCCAGGGCCAACAGTCACTTGAAAAATCCAAATGTTCGAATTGAGTCTTCTAGAGACTCTGGTGTTGTGATCATGAATGGATTGGCATTGGTGGACATGTTTATGGACTGT AGCAAATGGGTAGAACTTTTTCCTACAATTGTCTCAATGGCAAAAACAATTGAAGTAATATCATCAGGAATGATGGGTGGTCATAGTGGTTCCTTGCTATTG ATGTACGAGGAGTTGCAGGTGCTTTCACCAGTTGTACCTACTCGGGAGTTCTATGTCCTCCGATATTGTCAGCAAATTGAGCAAGGCTCATGGGCAGTTGTAAATGTTTCTTATGATTCTCCCCAATTTTCTTCTCAATGTCAGTCTCATAGATTTCCTTCTGGATGCTTGATTCAGGATTTGCCCAATGGATACTCCAAG GTTACTTGGGTTGAGCATCTTGAAATAGAAGATAGAACCCCTATTCATCGACTTTATCAAGATCTTATTCAGAGTGGGATGGCATTTGGAGCCGATCGCTGGCTTGCTACTCTGCAAAGAATGTGCGAGAGGTTTGCTTGTCTAATGGTTTCAGGGACTTCAACTCGGGATCTTGGAGGAG TAATTCCATCACCTGATGGCAAACGAAGCATGATGAAACTTGCTCAAAGAATGGTCAGCAGTTTCTGTACGAGCATTAGTACGTCTAACCGCCACCGAGGGACCACCATTTCTGGGTTGAATGAAGTAGGTGTCCGAGTTACCCTTCATAAGAGCATGGATCCTGGTCAGCCCAATGGTGTTGTTCTTAATGCAGCAACAACCTTTTGGCTTCCCATTCCTCCCCAAAatgttttcaatttcttcaaggATGAAAGAACTCGACCTCAG TGGGATGTTCTCACCAATGGCAATGCAGTGCAAGAAGTTGCCCATATTGCAAATGGGTCAAATCCTGGGAACTGCATATCCGTTCTTCGA GCCATCAACACTAGCCAAAACAACATGTTAATACTTCAGGAGAGCTGCATAGATAGTTCAGGTTCACTTGTGGTCTACTGTCCAGTTGATTTACCTGCCATCAACATAGCAATGAGCGGAGAGGATCCTTCCTACATTCCTCTACTGCCATCGGGATTCACAATTTCCCCGGATGGTCATCTTGATCAAGGAGACGGGGCATCGACTAGTTCTAATGTACATGGAAACATGGGTAGCAGATCTAGTGGTTCACTAATTTCAGTAGCATTTCAGATACTGGTAAGCAGCTTGCCATCTGCCAAGCTAAATATGGAGTCGGTGACTACTGTTAATAACCTTATCGGCACAACTGTCCAGCAAATTAAAGCAGCCTTGAATTGCCCTAGTTCCTGA